The Caldicellulosiruptor acetigenus DNA window AAAAGCCCTTTCTCTGCCGCCTGTTGAGGGCAAAAAGGTAGAAGGCTTTGTTGAGAGGATTTTGCAAAGAGGTATTACCAAGGTTGTTGGAAGGTATGAGGATAGCAAAAACTTTGGTTTTGTCATTCCAGATGATCAGAGAATAACATACGATATCTATATTCCAAAGAGCGGTAAGAATAAAGCAAAGACAGGTCAGAAGGTTGTTGTTGAAATTACAAGGTATCCTGAAAAAAGAAGAAATCCTGAAGGGAAAATTGTTGAGATTTTGGGGTATGAAAATGCCAAAGGTGTTGACATTCTCTCAATAATCAAGAAATATGAGCTTGACGAGGAATTTCCAAAAGAGGTACTAAAAGAAGTTGAGAATATTCCAGATGAGGTGACAGAAGAGGATTTAGAAGGAAGGGTTGACCTGCGCGACTGGACAATCTTTACAATCGATGGTGAAGATGCAAAAGACTTTGATGATGCAGTGTCTATCAAAAAACTTCCAAACGGGAACTATCTTTTAGGTGTTCACATTGCAGATGTGAGCCACTATGTAAAGCCAAACACCCATCTTGACAAGGAAGCCTACAGGCGCGGAACGTCTGTGTATCTTGTTGACAGGGTCATCCCAATGCTTCCGTTTAAGCTTTCAAATGGCATCTGTTCTCTCAACCCCAATGTTGACAGGCTGACATTTTCAGTTTTGATGGAGATTGACAAGCAGGGAAATGTTGTGAAACATGATATCTTTGAAAGTGTGATCAGAAGCAAGGAGAGAATGACTTACACAAATGTGACAAAGATTCTCAAAGAAGAAGACAAAGATCTTTTGAAGAGGTATGAGCACATAAGAGAAGACTTGGAGCTAATGCGAGAGCTTGCACTTATCCTGCGAGAAAAGAGAATGAAAAGAGGGGCATTAGACTTTGATTTTGATGAGACAAAGGTCATACTTGATAAAAACGGCAAACCTATAGATGTTGTGCGATATGAGCTTACAATCTCTAATAAAATAATTGAAGAGTTTATGCTAATTTGCAACGAGACAGTTGCTAATCACTTCTACTGGCTAAATGTTCCATTTTTGTACAGGGTTCATGAAGAGCCTGATATTGAGAAAATTTACCAGTTTGCAGAGTTTATATACAACATGGGTTATGTTCTAAAAGGTATTTCGAACAAGGTACATCCCAAAGCTTTACAGGCAGTTTTAGAGCAAAGCCGTGGCACGCCAGAAGAGAGGGTTATTCATACACTGTGTTTGAGGTCGCTCAAAAAAGCAAGGTACTGTGAAGAAAACCTTGGTCACTTTGGTCTTTCAACAGAATACTACTGTCACTTTACTTCTCCAATAAGAAGATATCCTGACCTTGTGATACACAGGATTATGAAGGATGTTTTAAAAGGTAAAATGACAGAGAAAAAGATTCAGAGGCTCAAACTCAAAATGCCAGAGATTGCAAAGTGGACATCACAGAGAGAAAGAGTTGCAGAAGAAGCAGAACGTGAAACGATTGACCTCAAGAAGGTTGAATTTATGCAGGACAAGATTGGTCAGGTCTTTGAAGGAATTATTTCTAATGTCACGCCTTTTGGATTTTTTGTTGAGCTTGAAAACACAATCGAAGGCTTGGTAAGAGTCAGTTCTTTAGAAGATGATTATTATGTCTTCAATGAAAAGACATATCAGCTGATAGGTGAAAGGTCAAAAAAGGTATACAAAATTGGTGACAGGGTCAAAGTAATGTTAATTGACGCTAATGTGCCACTCAGACAAATAGAGTTTGCTGTTGTGGAAAAACTCAAAATGTAGGAAAAGGGTGATGAGTATGCACATAGCACTTTACAGAAAATACAGACCAAAAGTGTTTGAAGATGTGGTTGCTCAGGAGCATATAACCAAAACATTAAAAAACCAGATAAAACAGGACAAAGTGGCACACGCGTACATCTTTTGCGGCCCGCGAGGTACTGGCAAGACAACAACCGCAAAGATAATGTCAAGAGCTGTGAACTGTTTGAATCCCAAGGATGGAAATCCATGCAACGAATGCGAAGTTTGCAGGAGTATCTTGGACGAAAAGACGCTTGACGTTTTGGAGATTGACGCTGCATCAAACACAAGTGTCAATGACGTGAGGCAAATCAGAGACGAGGTCAGATACCCACCTTCTATGTGCAAAAAGAAAGTGTATATAATAGACGAGGTTCACATGCTCTCAACGGGGGCTTTCAACGCGCTTTTAAAAACCCTTGAAGAGCCCCCTTCCCATGCACTTTTTATTCTGGCAACCACAGATATCCAGAAAGTGCCTGCAACCATCTTGTCCAGGTGTCAAAGGTTTGATTTCAAAAGGATTTCTGTAAAAGACATATATGAAAGGCTAAAAAAGATTGTTCAGATGGAAAATATATCAATTGACGATAATGCCCTGTATTTGATTTCACAAAAGGCAGAAGGTGCTCTGAGGGATGCTTTGACCATATTAGAAAGGTGCATAAATACATCTGATGAACATATAACCTACAAGTTTGTTGCAAACCTTTTGGGTGTTACATCAACCGAGATAGTAAAAGAGTTTATTGCTTCTATTGTAGAAAATGATTCAAACAAAGGACTTAAAGTGGTAAACAGGCTTTGGGATGAAGGAATGGATGTCAATACCTTTTTAGAAGAGGCTGTGAAGCTTTTGAGAAGTGCACTTATTTTGCGACTTGGCGCAAAAGATGTTTTAGTTGACATGCTTGAAAGTGATAAAGATTTTGTCATGAACATCTCAAACCTTATTGATTCAAACAGGCTTGTATCAATTATAAAGATGCTTATTGACACTGCCAACCAGGTACGCTGGACAAGATTTCCAAAGGTTTTGCTTGAAATAAACACAATAAAGCTTTGCGACAGCCAGTTTGACACCTCATTTGAAACGCTCATTGAGAGAGTGCGAAAACTTGAGACAAGGCTATCACAGCTTGCCGAAAATCCCAAAGCTTTTGAAGCTGTAAAGCTTGACAAGGCTTCATCCACAAAACAAGAGCAAAAGACAGCGCATACAGCTGACAAAAGCGCAGAAGGTGTAGATAGCAGTGCATCTTTTTCGTGGTCTGAGATTTTAAGAAGGTGGCAGGAGATAAAAGAGGCTATCAAGGAGGAAAAGCCGGGACTTTCACATGTTCTTCAAAATGCCAGCCTGAGGTTTGAAAATGGTGTGAAGGTATGTTTCAAGCAGGAAGATAGTGTGTTTGCAGATGTTTTGAGCAGAAACATAGAGTATTTTAAATCGGTTTTGAAAAGAATTGTAGGATATGAAGGTGAGGTCTCTGTTGAGGTTGAAAAGGAAAAGCCTTTGAAGGAAGATGCTGTATCTGACCAGGATATAATAAACAAGCTCAAGGACATCTTTCCTGACACAGAGATTACTGTAAAAGAGTGAAAGGAAGAAGCGATATGAACAACAACATTTACATTATCTACGGTAAAGATGCTAAATCTATGACAAAACAGCTTCTTGAGTATGCCGATGTGGAAAGATATATTCCTATAAAGAGCAAAATTGCTATAAAACCCAACTTGGTTGTTGCAAAGCCGTACACCTCAGGTGCGACAACAAACCCATACATTGTTGAAGGAATCATAGAGTACTTGAGGGAAAATGGGTTTGAAAACATTGCAATTTTAGAGGGTGCATGGCTTGGCGCTTCCACAAAAAGGGCGTTTGAAGTTTGTGGGTATACTGAGATTGCAAAAAAGTATGGTGTAAAGCTCATTGACACAAAAGACGATAGGCCTTTGAAGGTAAATGTTGATGGGTTTGAACTTAACATTTGTAGCAAGGTTTATGAATATGACTTTTTAATAAACGTTCCGCTTTTGAAAGGGCACTGCCAGACACAACTTACCTGTGCTTTGAAAAATCTCAAAGGGCTCATTCCTGACAGTGAAAAGAGAAGGTTTCATACACTTGGTCTTCACAAACCAATTGCATATTTGAACAAAGCAATAAAGACCCATCTTGTAGTGGTAGACAGTATTATGCCAGACCCTGACTTTGAAGAGGGAGGAAATCCTGTTGAGAAGGATTTTATAGTCCTTGGCTTTGACCCGGTTCTGATTGACAGCTTTGCCGCCGAGCATCTGGGATACAACCCATATGACATTGAATACATAAGCTTGGCAGAAAAATTGGGAGTTGGAAAAGCCGGTGAGTATAATATCATAGAAATAAATCCTGAGAAAAAACCAACCGGATTTTCAAAGAGGTCCTCTATTGTTTCAAGATACGCGAAGTATATTGAAGAAAAAGATGCATGTTCAGTCTGCTATGCAAATTTAATAAGTAGCCTTATGAGACTTGATGAGCAAGGGCTTTTGAAAAAACTTTCAAAAAAACTGTATATTGGCCAGGGCTATAAAGGAAAAGCTATGGATGGAATAGGAATTGGAAGCTGCACAAAAGCTTTTAATGTGTGCAAACTTGGATGTCCTCCAAAGTCAAACGAGATTGTTGAGTTTTTAAAACAAAATTTATAGAAAATATTCATGCTCAGGGCACATGCATGTTAAAGAAGATGTGTGTGCCTTTTTTGTTTGCTTAAAAAATAGAAAGTAACTTTTCAACACCCTGAGAAGCTTGGGAAATAACATATC harbors:
- a CDS encoding DUF362 domain-containing protein is translated as MNNNIYIIYGKDAKSMTKQLLEYADVERYIPIKSKIAIKPNLVVAKPYTSGATTNPYIVEGIIEYLRENGFENIAILEGAWLGASTKRAFEVCGYTEIAKKYGVKLIDTKDDRPLKVNVDGFELNICSKVYEYDFLINVPLLKGHCQTQLTCALKNLKGLIPDSEKRRFHTLGLHKPIAYLNKAIKTHLVVVDSIMPDPDFEEGGNPVEKDFIVLGFDPVLIDSFAAEHLGYNPYDIEYISLAEKLGVGKAGEYNIIEINPEKKPTGFSKRSSIVSRYAKYIEEKDACSVCYANLISSLMRLDEQGLLKKLSKKLYIGQGYKGKAMDGIGIGSCTKAFNVCKLGCPPKSNEIVEFLKQNL
- the rnr gene encoding ribonuclease R; the protein is MKKARFEEKKQEVLNLFQEESYHPMTFSEILEILNWQEKDEKLLKKILDELEQEGKIVRTKRGRFGLAEEMNLFAGVLEVNPRGYGFLIPDNPNIPDIYISPENMNGAMHGDRVLVKALSLPPVEGKKVEGFVERILQRGITKVVGRYEDSKNFGFVIPDDQRITYDIYIPKSGKNKAKTGQKVVVEITRYPEKRRNPEGKIVEILGYENAKGVDILSIIKKYELDEEFPKEVLKEVENIPDEVTEEDLEGRVDLRDWTIFTIDGEDAKDFDDAVSIKKLPNGNYLLGVHIADVSHYVKPNTHLDKEAYRRGTSVYLVDRVIPMLPFKLSNGICSLNPNVDRLTFSVLMEIDKQGNVVKHDIFESVIRSKERMTYTNVTKILKEEDKDLLKRYEHIREDLELMRELALILREKRMKRGALDFDFDETKVILDKNGKPIDVVRYELTISNKIIEEFMLICNETVANHFYWLNVPFLYRVHEEPDIEKIYQFAEFIYNMGYVLKGISNKVHPKALQAVLEQSRGTPEERVIHTLCLRSLKKARYCEENLGHFGLSTEYYCHFTSPIRRYPDLVIHRIMKDVLKGKMTEKKIQRLKLKMPEIAKWTSQRERVAEEAERETIDLKKVEFMQDKIGQVFEGIISNVTPFGFFVELENTIEGLVRVSSLEDDYYVFNEKTYQLIGERSKKVYKIGDRVKVMLIDANVPLRQIEFAVVEKLKM
- the dnaX gene encoding DNA polymerase III subunit gamma/tau, producing the protein MHIALYRKYRPKVFEDVVAQEHITKTLKNQIKQDKVAHAYIFCGPRGTGKTTTAKIMSRAVNCLNPKDGNPCNECEVCRSILDEKTLDVLEIDAASNTSVNDVRQIRDEVRYPPSMCKKKVYIIDEVHMLSTGAFNALLKTLEEPPSHALFILATTDIQKVPATILSRCQRFDFKRISVKDIYERLKKIVQMENISIDDNALYLISQKAEGALRDALTILERCINTSDEHITYKFVANLLGVTSTEIVKEFIASIVENDSNKGLKVVNRLWDEGMDVNTFLEEAVKLLRSALILRLGAKDVLVDMLESDKDFVMNISNLIDSNRLVSIIKMLIDTANQVRWTRFPKVLLEINTIKLCDSQFDTSFETLIERVRKLETRLSQLAENPKAFEAVKLDKASSTKQEQKTAHTADKSAEGVDSSASFSWSEILRRWQEIKEAIKEEKPGLSHVLQNASLRFENGVKVCFKQEDSVFADVLSRNIEYFKSVLKRIVGYEGEVSVEVEKEKPLKEDAVSDQDIINKLKDIFPDTEITVKE